The Streptomyces sp. NBC_00691 genome has a segment encoding these proteins:
- a CDS encoding ATP-binding protein, whose product MSDLLRAPAEIKYAEELDWLESIDDNPKPFSWRLSPKMVRLFILGSERADGLDREVTQKWFGDRSFVERSIVTLASDRGLLLIGDPGTGKSWLAELLAAAISRNSTQVVQGTAGTTEDHIKYSWNVSMVIAKGQSRQSMIPSPIMTAMETGTIGRFEELTRSTSDVQDALISILSEKYISVPELDSAGGENIVFAQPGFSVIATANSRDRGVNDLSSALKRRFNFVRIPVVTNKKSEAEIVRFRTEELLRRHSIELDVPPTLLDVLLQSFADLRASAAAAGSDDEKLESALSTAEQIGVLEDAVLHSDFFGERTLTARALAASLVGTLARREPEDLAILNKYLHGVVEPRGKEQGGSWPEFLEGGREAIAKLA is encoded by the coding sequence ATGTCCGACCTGCTCCGCGCCCCCGCCGAGATCAAGTACGCCGAGGAACTCGACTGGCTCGAGTCGATCGACGACAACCCCAAGCCGTTCTCGTGGCGTCTCTCCCCCAAGATGGTCCGCCTCTTCATCCTCGGCTCCGAGCGCGCCGACGGCCTGGACCGGGAGGTGACGCAGAAGTGGTTCGGCGACCGCAGCTTCGTCGAGCGCTCCATCGTCACCCTCGCCTCCGACCGCGGCCTGCTCCTGATCGGGGACCCCGGCACCGGCAAGAGCTGGCTCGCCGAACTCCTCGCCGCCGCGATCAGCCGCAACTCCACCCAGGTCGTCCAGGGCACCGCGGGCACCACCGAGGACCACATCAAGTACTCCTGGAACGTCTCGATGGTCATCGCCAAGGGCCAGTCCCGCCAGTCGATGATCCCCTCACCGATCATGACCGCGATGGAGACCGGCACCATCGGCCGCTTCGAGGAGCTCACCCGCTCCACCAGCGACGTCCAGGACGCGCTCATCTCGATCCTCTCCGAGAAGTACATCTCGGTCCCCGAGCTGGACAGCGCCGGCGGCGAGAACATCGTCTTCGCCCAGCCGGGCTTCTCGGTCATCGCCACCGCCAACAGCCGCGACCGCGGCGTCAACGACCTGTCCTCCGCGCTCAAGCGCCGCTTCAACTTCGTCCGCATCCCGGTCGTCACGAACAAGAAGAGCGAGGCGGAGATCGTCCGCTTCCGCACCGAGGAACTCCTTCGCCGGCACTCGATCGAGCTGGACGTGCCGCCGACCCTCCTCGACGTCCTCCTCCAGAGCTTCGCCGACCTGCGCGCCTCCGCCGCCGCGGCCGGAAGCGACGACGAGAAGCTGGAGTCCGCGCTCTCCACCGCCGAGCAGATCGGCGTCCTGGAGGACGCCGTCCTGCACAGCGACTTCTTCGGCGAGCGGACGCTCACGGCCCGCGCCCTCGCCGCCTCCCTGGTCGGTACGCTCGCCCGCCGCGAACCCGAGGACCTGGCCATCCTCAACAAGTACCTGCACGGTGTCGTCGAGCCGCGCGGCAAGGAGCAGGGCGGCTCCTGGCCCGAGTTCCTCGAGGGCGGCCGCGAGGCGATCGCGAAGCTGGCATGA
- a CDS encoding VWA domain-containing protein, which yields MTDTDTDATPADATSTGLPSTGLPPAGLRPGDLPPVDPPAGTSPASSSPAVPDADDNRRQVLYWRLLARLFDPEEQAALEAASLAVVEDIGLPSALLDPGASVDSVVQRHPELADEFDGLMTPEPDPAGARDRAAEVRRAALASKLLLNVFSTGSGTVSAGQLARWQSDAGWLERSLGRPPGGLRGGRGAGAVFDGEGAGLELGAVEADLVRRMQLREVLADPALAARLTPSMSLIEQLLRDKGNLSGIALANAKSLIRRYVDEVAQVLRTQVEKATVGELDRSVPPKRVFRNLDLDRTIWKNLTNWSPEEERLYVDRLYYRHTVRRTTPQRLIVVVDQSGSMVDSMVNCTILASIFAGLPKVDVHLIAYDTRAIDLTPWVHDPFDVLLRTNLGGGNDGPVAMAMARPKIAEPKNTVMVWISDFYEFDRSQPLFEGIEAVHRSGVRFIPVGSVTSSGRQEVNPWFRERFKALGTPVVSGHIDKLVHELKTFLT from the coding sequence ATGACCGACACCGACACCGACGCCACGCCCGCCGACGCCACGTCCACCGGCCTTCCGTCCACCGGCCTCCCGCCTGCCGGCCTCCGGCCCGGCGACCTCCCGCCCGTTGATCCCCCGGCGGGTACCTCGCCGGCCTCCTCCTCCCCGGCCGTCCCCGACGCCGACGACAACCGTCGTCAGGTCCTCTACTGGCGGCTCCTCGCCCGGCTCTTCGACCCCGAGGAGCAGGCCGCCCTGGAGGCGGCGAGCCTCGCCGTCGTCGAGGACATCGGCCTGCCGTCCGCGCTGCTCGACCCGGGTGCGTCCGTCGACTCCGTCGTCCAGCGCCATCCGGAACTCGCCGACGAATTCGACGGGTTGATGACACCGGAGCCCGATCCGGCCGGTGCCCGCGACCGGGCGGCCGAGGTGCGGCGCGCCGCACTCGCCTCGAAGCTGCTGCTCAACGTCTTCTCCACCGGATCGGGAACGGTCTCCGCCGGGCAGCTGGCCCGCTGGCAGTCGGACGCCGGCTGGCTGGAGCGCTCGCTCGGCCGTCCGCCCGGCGGGCTGCGCGGAGGCCGGGGCGCCGGGGCCGTCTTCGACGGCGAGGGCGCGGGGCTCGAACTCGGCGCCGTCGAGGCCGACCTCGTCCGCCGGATGCAGCTGCGCGAGGTGCTGGCCGACCCGGCGCTCGCCGCCCGGCTCACCCCCAGCATGTCGCTGATCGAGCAGCTCCTGCGCGACAAGGGAAACCTGTCGGGCATCGCGCTCGCCAACGCCAAGTCCCTCATCCGGCGTTACGTCGACGAGGTCGCCCAGGTGCTCCGCACCCAGGTGGAGAAGGCCACGGTCGGGGAGCTCGACCGTTCGGTCCCGCCCAAGCGGGTCTTCCGCAACCTCGACCTCGACCGCACCATCTGGAAGAACCTCACCAACTGGAGCCCGGAGGAGGAGCGGCTCTACGTCGACCGCCTCTACTACCGGCACACCGTCCGGCGGACCACACCGCAGCGGCTCATCGTGGTCGTGGACCAGTCCGGCTCCATGGTCGACTCGATGGTCAACTGCACCATCCTCGCCTCGATCTTCGCCGGGCTCCCCAAGGTGGACGTCCACCTCATCGCCTACGACACCCGCGCGATCGACCTCACCCCCTGGGTGCACGACCCGTTCGACGTGCTCCTGCGCACCAATCTCGGCGGCGGCAACGACGGACCCGTCGCCATGGCCATGGCCAGGCCGAAGATCGCCGAGCCGAAGAACACCGTCATGGTGTGGATCTCCGACTTCTACGAGTTCGACCGGTCACAGCCCCTGTTCGAGGGCATCGAGGCGGTCCACCGGTCCGGCGTGCGGTTCATTCCCGTCGGCTCGGTGACCAGCTCGGGACGGCAGGAGGTCAACCCCTGGTTCCGGGAGCGGTTCAAGGCGCTCGGCACCCCGGTCGTCTCCGGACACATCGACAAGCTCGTGCACGAACTCAAGACCTTCCTCACCTGA
- a CDS encoding FAD-dependent monooxygenase, with amino-acid sequence MAPSLRVLIHGGGIGGLTLATALARRGHSVEVAEIRDALDALGVGIIQPTNALHVMREIGVLDACLEAGFPWEVLTIADPAGNALARIPQPRMGDVPAANGIPRPALAGVLGDAAVAAGATVRFGVTITALDDDGTGVDVTLSDGSAGRWDLVVGFDGIGSPLRTRLYGDRYAPAYTGFANWRVTLPRPADVRGVVMATAGKEAKALLTPITDELMYLGAVFAEAEDFRPDPEHAHEELAKRLALFSGPVAEALAAVTDPAAVVYSRISQVTVEEPWHVGRVALAGDAAHASTPHLAQGAAMAVEDALVLAESLGTAASVPAALETWEARRRPRAMWVQALSRAVLKQETGGETTAEEDALLEVGVPGAAHVLAKSY; translated from the coding sequence ATGGCACCATCCCTGCGCGTCCTCATCCACGGCGGAGGCATCGGCGGCCTCACGCTCGCCACCGCCCTCGCCCGGCGCGGCCACAGCGTGGAGGTCGCGGAGATCCGCGACGCCCTCGACGCGCTCGGCGTGGGCATCATCCAGCCGACCAACGCCCTGCACGTCATGCGGGAGATCGGCGTCCTCGACGCGTGCCTGGAGGCCGGGTTCCCCTGGGAGGTCCTGACGATCGCCGACCCCGCGGGGAACGCCCTCGCCCGCATCCCGCAACCCCGCATGGGCGACGTGCCGGCCGCCAACGGCATACCGCGGCCCGCGCTCGCCGGGGTCCTCGGTGACGCCGCCGTCGCCGCGGGCGCCACGGTGCGGTTCGGCGTGACGATCACCGCACTCGACGACGACGGCACGGGCGTCGACGTGACGCTCTCCGACGGTTCCGCCGGCCGTTGGGACCTGGTCGTCGGCTTCGACGGGATCGGTTCGCCGCTCCGTACCCGGCTCTACGGCGACCGGTACGCGCCCGCGTACACCGGCTTCGCCAACTGGCGGGTGACCCTGCCCCGCCCCGCCGACGTCCGGGGCGTGGTGATGGCCACGGCGGGCAAGGAGGCGAAGGCACTGCTCACCCCGATCACGGACGAACTGATGTATCTGGGCGCCGTGTTCGCCGAGGCCGAGGACTTCCGCCCCGACCCCGAGCACGCGCACGAGGAGCTCGCGAAGCGCCTCGCCCTGTTCTCCGGCCCGGTCGCCGAGGCGCTCGCCGCCGTCACCGACCCCGCGGCCGTGGTCTACTCCCGCATCTCCCAGGTGACCGTCGAAGAGCCCTGGCACGTGGGCCGGGTGGCCCTGGCCGGTGACGCGGCCCACGCCTCCACCCCGCACCTCGCCCAGGGTGCGGCCATGGCCGTCGAGGACGCCCTCGTCCTCGCCGAGTCGCTCGGGACGGCGGCCTCGGTGCCGGCGGCCCTGGAGACCTGGGAGGCCAGGCGCAGGCCCCGGGCCATGTGGGTGCAGGCGTTGTCGCGCGCGGTCCTCAAGCAGGAGACGGGCGGGGAGACGACCGCCGAGGAGGACGCCCTCCTGGAGGTCGGCGTCCCGGGAGCGGCACACGTCCTGGCGAAGTCCTACTAG
- a CDS encoding HEAT repeat domain-containing protein: MLTLDAALVQLDHRASAKRRAAAGRLRRLAVTTAGPSLLRALRREVLDPRTWETQYEMVMALGACDHRPAVPFLSELAQRPMEHTSVYAALGDSIVRLRGAEEGVSAPVRWCLSLGTPQLTDGALRAVAMLRAVPDPETVDLVLDRLVPLRPHDGLRFWAAAAAAGWPGERVRAFLESCAAGPRTDVADAAATSLEGTYQTYRPL, translated from the coding sequence GTGTTGACCTTGGACGCGGCGCTGGTCCAGCTTGACCACAGGGCCTCGGCGAAGCGCCGTGCGGCCGCCGGGCGACTGCGCCGACTCGCGGTCACGACCGCCGGCCCGTCGCTGTTGCGGGCCCTCCGGCGCGAGGTTCTCGACCCGCGGACGTGGGAGACCCAGTACGAGATGGTCATGGCGCTCGGGGCGTGCGACCACCGGCCGGCGGTCCCCTTCCTGAGCGAGCTGGCACAGCGGCCCATGGAGCACACGAGCGTGTATGCCGCCCTCGGCGACTCGATCGTGCGGTTGCGCGGCGCGGAAGAGGGCGTCTCAGCCCCGGTGCGATGGTGTCTGAGCCTCGGAACGCCCCAGCTCACCGACGGCGCCCTCCGCGCCGTCGCCATGCTGCGCGCGGTGCCGGATCCGGAGACGGTCGACCTCGTCCTCGACCGGCTCGTGCCCCTGCGTCCTCACGACGGACTGCGCTTCTGGGCCGCGGCCGCCGCGGCCGGTTGGCCGGGTGAGCGGGTGCGCGCCTTCCTGGAGAGCTGCGCGGCGGGTCCGCGGACGGATGTCGCCGATGCGGCGGCCACGTCACTGGAAGGCACGTACCAGACCTACCGGCCGCTCTGA
- the glsA gene encoding glutaminase A, which yields MVKGVVLDAVNAALAELCQEFRGLDSGHLASYIPPLAQADPDDFGIALASADGHRYRAGEADRLFTIQSVSKPFVLALALGELGGAEVFRRVGAEPSGEPFNAISLDPVTGRPANPMINAGAIATTALVPAANREQRFARILETLGRFAGRPLDVDEEVYRAEVATGDRNIALAHLMKAAGSLAGDPSEALDVYFRQCAIRVNAVDLAVMAATLANGGVNPVTGERVVPEPVTVQVLAVMATCGMYDGSGDWLLRVGLPAKSGVSGGLVAISPGRSGLGSYSPLLDTAGNPVRAVAALAVLSQELGLHLMHRPPPGTPTIIEPGAGDGPDGAAWSRAEGEAAPGGLSPRVAAQGPLDFTGAERLAYALAERLPEVGHGRAVMDLVQVTGVDAAAERLLRGVLERLTARGHRIGFVGEAAVPFRGQGVMLASRSAAVEWARPPS from the coding sequence ATGGTGAAGGGTGTCGTGCTCGACGCGGTGAACGCCGCTCTGGCGGAGTTGTGCCAGGAGTTCCGCGGACTGGACAGCGGGCACCTCGCCTCGTACATCCCACCGCTGGCGCAGGCGGATCCCGACGACTTCGGGATCGCGCTGGCGAGTGCGGACGGGCATCGCTACCGGGCGGGTGAGGCGGACAGGCTCTTCACGATCCAGTCGGTGTCCAAGCCGTTCGTCCTCGCGCTCGCACTGGGCGAACTCGGCGGGGCCGAGGTCTTCCGCCGCGTGGGGGCCGAGCCGAGCGGTGAGCCCTTCAACGCGATCAGTCTGGACCCGGTGACGGGGCGCCCCGCGAACCCCATGATCAACGCGGGGGCCATCGCGACCACCGCGCTGGTGCCGGCCGCGAACAGGGAGCAGCGGTTCGCGCGCATCCTGGAGACGCTGGGCCGCTTCGCCGGGCGTCCCCTGGACGTCGACGAAGAAGTCTACCGGGCCGAGGTCGCCACGGGCGACAGGAACATCGCCCTCGCCCATCTGATGAAGGCGGCAGGATCCCTCGCGGGTGACCCGTCGGAGGCCCTGGACGTCTACTTCCGGCAGTGCGCGATCCGGGTGAACGCCGTCGACCTCGCGGTGATGGCCGCGACTCTCGCGAACGGAGGCGTCAATCCGGTCACCGGCGAGAGGGTCGTCCCGGAGCCGGTGACCGTTCAGGTCCTGGCCGTCATGGCGACGTGCGGGATGTACGACGGTTCGGGCGACTGGCTGCTCCGGGTCGGGCTTCCCGCGAAGAGCGGTGTCTCCGGGGGCCTGGTGGCCATCAGTCCGGGACGCTCCGGACTCGGCTCGTACAGTCCCCTGCTGGACACCGCCGGGAACCCCGTCCGCGCGGTCGCGGCGCTGGCCGTGCTGTCGCAGGAACTGGGACTCCATCTGATGCACAGGCCCCCGCCCGGCACCCCGACGATCATCGAGCCCGGCGCGGGCGACGGGCCCGACGGGGCCGCGTGGTCCCGGGCCGAAGGCGAGGCGGCACCGGGCGGCCTCTCCCCTCGGGTCGCGGCGCAGGGGCCGCTCGACTTCACCGGTGCCGAACGGTTGGCCTACGCCCTGGCGGAGCGCCTGCCCGAGGTCGGCCACGGGCGCGCGGTCATGGACCTCGTGCAGGTCACCGGCGTCGACGCCGCCGCCGAACGCCTCTTGCGTGGGGTCCTGGAACGCCTCACCGCCAGGGGGCACCGCATCGGCTTCGTGGGCGAGGCCGCGGTGCCCTTCCGTGGCCAGGGGGTCATGCTCGCCTCACGATCGGCGGCCGTGGAGTGGGCGCGGCCGCCCTCGTGA
- a CDS encoding DUF7144 family membrane protein, protein MSQNTAPRPPGADASARGAAGGTLFAGVLMVVIGILDILQGIAAIAKDDVYTRVGDYVFEFSLTGWGWTHLILGILVGLAGTGILMGSEWGRMGGITLAVLNTVAQFLFLPYHPWWALFSMAISILVIWALTTDSTSFRKHGAA, encoded by the coding sequence ATGAGCCAGAACACCGCACCCCGCCCACCCGGCGCCGACGCGAGCGCACGAGGGGCCGCAGGCGGAACCCTGTTCGCCGGTGTCCTCATGGTGGTCATCGGCATCCTCGACATCCTCCAGGGCATCGCCGCCATCGCCAAGGACGACGTCTACACCCGCGTCGGGGACTACGTCTTCGAGTTCAGTCTGACCGGCTGGGGCTGGACCCATCTCATCCTCGGCATCCTCGTCGGACTCGCCGGCACCGGAATCCTCATGGGATCCGAGTGGGGACGGATGGGCGGCATCACCCTGGCCGTCCTGAACACCGTCGCGCAGTTCCTGTTCCTGCCCTATCACCCCTGGTGGGCGCTCTTCTCGATGGCCATCTCGATCCTCGTGATCTGGGCGCTCACCACGGACAGCACGTCCTTCCGGAAGCACGGCGCGGCGTGA
- a CDS encoding RICIN domain-containing protein yields MRTPRHRLAGALAAAALLVTGGSTLGTPIASAASAEPSAATYTVTVGAKGSWTHPDDTPAGPYIDKDGTFYFQQAHALYGANDPRKWTFYTGTDFDTATRSGGISDAVNPANSADRNNDTTWRCNNSPTGVESTQAPSTASYAHRNYCDLAGVWVDPDTGDWYGLVHNEFTPQPFGDGIHYDGIDYAVSRDQGRTWTIKDHVITSHHSTERGDTTAFPQQTYHYGTGDQRLFVDTSSGYFYAFYGSRIVNKGGGWAAFYGHVARAPIASKMAPGSWQKWYGGAWSEPGVGGRESTMVPVGSGSTTGYTPPSKEYDPANSGTVSQQVAAGLTPPTSPLFVMDITYNAHLGLYIGQPQAVDQSGNASQEIYATDNLATQKWFRLGDTGSYKNASWYRWFLDSGNRTASGIVGKDFRSYCSFGCSNGTSSEYVNLTIGTTRPAAPVDTTRAYRVAAAGGRVLAQVSGGSATTSLAAATGSGLDAWIFTPNGDGSYRIANSSSGGLLGVGTTSTTTRAWGTKPTVTPAPAGGPTVGQQWFVLRGASPTDGAPTGTYKIVNRYSGLVIGLSADSGRLAETTPTRTWSNTTGNAVGGTRTAGEQILTLTPTTQVPETVTVTHPGDRTTPLNKAVSLQVEAADSAGKPLTFTATGLPAGLSINSGGLVTGTPTTAGMSTVTVTASSGSATGSTTFTWAVTASLDGVHTLTAGGKALDNPDHSTTAGTRLITWTPTGGLNQKWSFTQQTDGTYELRNSESGLCADVEGGSTGTGARVIQWTCTKGANQRWNIVRQAAGTYTVASAASGLLLTTASSTDGALVTQQPDTGTPLQRWTVN; encoded by the coding sequence ATGCGCACTCCTCGTCACAGACTGGCCGGGGCGCTCGCCGCCGCCGCGCTGCTCGTCACCGGCGGCAGCACGCTGGGGACGCCCATCGCGTCCGCGGCGTCCGCGGAACCGAGCGCCGCCACCTACACCGTCACCGTCGGGGCCAAGGGCTCGTGGACCCACCCCGACGACACCCCCGCCGGCCCGTACATCGACAAGGACGGCACCTTCTACTTCCAGCAGGCGCACGCGCTGTACGGCGCGAACGATCCCCGCAAGTGGACCTTCTACACCGGGACGGACTTCGACACCGCCACCCGGTCCGGCGGCATCAGCGACGCGGTGAACCCGGCCAACTCCGCCGACCGCAACAACGACACCACGTGGCGGTGCAACAACAGCCCGACGGGCGTGGAGTCCACCCAGGCGCCCTCCACCGCCTCGTACGCGCACCGCAACTACTGCGACCTCGCGGGCGTCTGGGTCGACCCCGACACCGGTGACTGGTACGGACTCGTGCACAACGAGTTCACCCCGCAGCCCTTCGGCGACGGCATCCACTACGACGGCATCGACTACGCCGTCTCCAGGGACCAGGGACGGACGTGGACCATCAAGGACCACGTCATCACCTCGCACCACAGCACCGAGCGCGGCGACACCACTGCCTTCCCGCAGCAGACGTACCACTACGGCACCGGTGACCAGCGTCTCTTCGTCGACACGTCGTCCGGCTACTTCTACGCCTTCTACGGCTCCCGGATCGTGAACAAGGGCGGTGGCTGGGCCGCGTTCTACGGGCATGTCGCCCGCGCCCCGATCGCGTCGAAGATGGCGCCCGGCTCCTGGCAGAAGTGGTACGGCGGCGCCTGGTCCGAGCCCGGCGTCGGAGGCCGCGAGAGCACCATGGTCCCGGTCGGCTCCGGCAGTACGACGGGCTACACCCCGCCGTCGAAGGAGTACGACCCCGCCAACAGCGGCACCGTGAGCCAGCAGGTGGCCGCCGGCCTGACGCCCCCGACATCCCCGTTGTTCGTCATGGACATCACGTACAACGCGCATCTCGGCCTGTACATCGGCCAGCCCCAGGCGGTCGACCAGAGCGGTAACGCCTCCCAGGAGATCTACGCCACCGACAACCTGGCCACCCAGAAATGGTTCCGCCTCGGGGACACCGGAAGCTACAAGAACGCGTCCTGGTACCGCTGGTTCCTGGACAGCGGCAACAGGACCGCCTCCGGGATCGTCGGCAAGGACTTCCGCTCGTACTGCTCCTTCGGCTGCTCCAACGGCACCAGCAGCGAGTACGTCAACCTGACCATCGGCACCACCCGGCCCGCGGCCCCCGTCGACACGACCAGGGCGTACCGCGTCGCCGCAGCCGGCGGCCGCGTCCTGGCCCAGGTCTCCGGCGGTTCGGCCACCACCTCGCTCGCCGCCGCCACCGGGTCCGGCCTCGACGCCTGGATCTTCACCCCGAACGGTGACGGCTCGTACCGCATCGCCAACTCCTCCTCGGGCGGACTCCTCGGCGTGGGCACCACCTCCACCACCACCCGCGCCTGGGGCACCAAGCCGACCGTCACGCCCGCCCCGGCCGGCGGTCCCACCGTCGGCCAACAGTGGTTCGTCCTCCGCGGCGCCTCGCCCACCGACGGTGCCCCCACCGGCACGTACAAGATCGTCAACCGCTACAGCGGCCTCGTCATCGGCCTCTCCGCCGACTCCGGCCGCCTCGCCGAGACCACGCCCACCCGCACCTGGAGCAACACCACGGGCAACGCGGTCGGCGGCACCCGGACGGCGGGCGAGCAGATCCTGACCCTGACCCCGACCACTCAGGTCCCCGAGACGGTGACGGTCACCCACCCCGGCGACCGGACCACCCCCCTCAACAAGGCCGTCTCCCTCCAGGTGGAGGCCGCCGACTCCGCCGGCAAGCCCCTGACCTTCACCGCCACCGGCCTTCCCGCCGGTCTGAGCATCAACTCCGGCGGACTCGTCACCGGCACGCCCACCACGGCGGGCATGTCGACGGTCACCGTCACCGCGTCCTCCGGCAGCGCCACTGGCTCGACCACGTTCACCTGGGCGGTGACGGCCTCGCTCGACGGCGTCCACACCCTGACCGCCGGCGGCAAGGCACTCGACAACCCCGACCACAGCACCACCGCCGGCACCCGGCTCATCACCTGGACCCCGACCGGCGGCCTCAACCAGAAGTGGAGCTTCACCCAGCAGACCGACGGGACCTACGAACTCAGGAACAGCGAGTCCGGGCTGTGCGCCGACGTCGAGGGCGGCTCGACCGGTACGGGCGCGCGCGTCATCCAGTGGACCTGCACCAAGGGGGCCAACCAGCGCTGGAACATCGTCCGCCAGGCCGCCGGCACCTACACCGTCGCCTCCGCGGCGAGCGGACTGCTCCTGACGACCGCCTCTTCGACCGACGGAGCCCTCGTCACCCAACAGCCCGACACCGGTACGCCGCTCCAGCGGTGGACCGTCAACTGA
- a CDS encoding MFS transporter, protein MPLALLALAVGAFGIGTTEFVVMGLLPEIAGDYGVSIPTAGLLVTGYALGVVVGAPLLTVLGNKVSRKRMLMLLMGLFVAGNILSAIAPSFGVMVTGRVIASLAHGSFFGIGSVVAAGLVAPDRKAGAIATMFTGLTVANIVGVPLGTLIGQAVGWRTTFAIVAALGVIGLLGIARLVPAMPGPEGTHLRRELKAFRNPQVLLAMAMTVLGFGGVFAAITYIAPMMTEVAGYSDGAVTWLLVLFGVGMFLGNLLGGRLADRALMPLLYGALGGLAIVLALFTLAAHNKVLAAIAVLLVGALGFATVPPLQKRVLDQAHGAPTLASAVNIGAFNLGNALAAWLGGLVIAAGLGYTAPNWVGAVLAAAALGLAFWSAALERRALATADASGAATAGPSDTDARIPVHH, encoded by the coding sequence ATGCCGCTCGCACTCCTCGCCCTGGCAGTCGGGGCCTTCGGGATCGGCACGACCGAGTTCGTCGTCATGGGGCTGCTCCCCGAGATCGCCGGTGACTACGGCGTCTCCATCCCCACCGCCGGCCTGCTCGTCACCGGCTACGCGCTCGGCGTCGTCGTCGGCGCGCCGCTGCTGACCGTCCTCGGCAACAAGGTGAGCCGCAAGCGGATGCTCATGCTGCTCATGGGCCTGTTCGTGGCCGGAAACATACTCTCCGCGATCGCCCCGAGCTTCGGGGTGATGGTCACCGGCCGGGTGATCGCCTCGCTCGCGCACGGCTCGTTCTTCGGCATCGGATCCGTCGTCGCCGCCGGCCTCGTCGCCCCGGACAGGAAGGCCGGCGCCATCGCCACCATGTTCACCGGGCTCACCGTCGCCAACATCGTCGGCGTGCCGCTCGGCACCCTCATCGGGCAGGCGGTCGGCTGGCGCACCACCTTCGCGATCGTCGCCGCGCTCGGCGTGATCGGCCTGCTCGGCATCGCCAGGCTCGTCCCCGCCATGCCCGGCCCGGAGGGCACCCACCTGCGCCGGGAGCTGAAGGCCTTCCGCAACCCCCAGGTCCTGCTCGCCATGGCGATGACCGTGCTCGGCTTCGGCGGTGTCTTCGCCGCGATCACCTACATCGCGCCGATGATGACCGAGGTCGCCGGCTACTCCGACGGTGCGGTCACCTGGCTGCTGGTCCTCTTCGGTGTCGGGATGTTCCTCGGCAACCTGCTCGGCGGCCGGCTCGCCGACCGTGCGCTGATGCCCCTGCTGTACGGCGCCCTGGGCGGGCTCGCGATCGTCCTGGCGCTGTTCACCCTGGCCGCCCACAACAAGGTCCTCGCCGCGATCGCCGTCCTCCTCGTCGGAGCCCTCGGCTTCGCCACCGTGCCGCCGCTGCAGAAGCGCGTCCTCGACCAGGCGCACGGCGCGCCGACCCTGGCCTCCGCCGTGAACATCGGCGCCTTCAACCTCGGCAACGCGCTCGCCGCATGGCTGGGCGGCCTCGTCATCGCCGCCGGCCTCGGCTACACAGCACCGAACTGGGTCGGCGCCGTCCTCGCCGCCGCCGCTCTCGGCCTCGCCTTCTGGTCCGCCGCGCTGGAGCGCCGGGCCCTCGCGACCGCCGACGCCTCCGGTGCCGCGACCGCCGGCCCCTCGGACACGGACGCCCGTATCCCCGTACACCACTGA
- a CDS encoding GlcG/HbpS family heme-binding protein — MTTTSAVAPLTTQDAEILLTTARRAAEAAGVTVSVTVLDAGGHLLAFRRDDRAVLISGETSTRKAYTALQLDAPTADLVDLVKPDGPFHSLTTALDRPLLFIAGGVPVHRDGTLVGALGVGGGAPEQDHSFAVTATAALA; from the coding sequence ATGACCACCACCAGCGCCGTCGCCCCGCTGACCACCCAGGACGCCGAGATCCTGCTCACCACCGCCCGTCGCGCCGCCGAGGCCGCGGGAGTCACCGTCAGCGTCACCGTCCTCGACGCGGGCGGCCACCTCCTCGCCTTCCGCCGGGACGACCGCGCCGTGCTGATCTCGGGCGAGACGAGCACCCGCAAGGCCTACACCGCCCTGCAGCTCGACGCCCCCACCGCCGACCTCGTGGACCTGGTCAAGCCCGACGGCCCGTTCCACTCCCTGACCACGGCCCTCGACCGCCCGCTCCTCTTCATCGCCGGCGGCGTCCCCGTCCACCGCGACGGCACCCTCGTCGGCGCCCTCGGCGTCGGCGGTGGTGCCCCGGAGCAGGACCACTCCTTCGCGGTCACGGCCACCGCGGCCCTCGCCTGA